GTGAAGATCTTACACCTGGCGTTCAAAACAGAGGCTATGGCTATGGCTGTCAGATCGCTGCCGCCGCGGCCGAGCGTTGTTATCTCGCCCTTAAGGCTGATCCCCTGAAAACCCGCCACGACCGCCACAAAGCCTTTTTTGAGCGCCTCAACGAGCTTCGCGGACGAAACGGATTTTATCCTGGCGTTGCTGAAATTGCCGTCGGTGATTATCTCCAGCTGATGGCCGGTGAAAGAAACGACTTTCTGGCCCATGTCCCAAAGTGCCATCGCCAGGAGAGCTATTGTCTTCTGCTCGCCCGTGGCAAGTAACATATCCATTTCCCGCACATGGGGATTGGACGATATGCCCGCGGCCTCTTTTATCAGATCGTCGGTCGTGTCCCCGGGGGCTGACACGATAACCACCGGTTTATAGCCCATATCGGCGAAAGACTTCACCCTTGCGGCGACATATTTTATCTTTTCGGGATTCGCGACCGAGGAGCCGCCGAATTTCAAAACTATCACTTCCTTTTTTTTCATTTTTGTTTCCTTATAACAGCGCCCCGCGCACTTATGCCCGTGATGAACGCCTCGCTCTTTACTCCGTGCAAGGAGAAAGCCCTTTTCATAGCGCAGGCAAGTTTTTTGGCGGCGGGCAGATTTTCGGCCAGCGCGCCGACGGCGGAACCCGAGCCCGATATAAAAACGCCCTTCGCTCCGCTTCCAAGAGCCGCTTTTTCGACGCTGTCAAACCCTTTTATCAGTTTTTTTCTGTGAGGCGTGTGGATTTTGTCTTCAAACATAAAAGGCTCTATACGCCCCCGGTAAATCCCGTCCACGAGCGCCGCCGCGCGCGAAAGGTTAAAAACGGCATCCCTGAGCGCGTACTTTGCCGGCAGCATTTTTCTCGCCTTCGCGGTACTGACATCAATATCCGGCACGACAATGCAGAGCGGATTTTTAATGCTGCGGCCTATCGTCAACGCGAGGCCCTTGTCGGGATCGCAGATCACCACACCCCCCAGCAGAGAGGCGGCGGCGTTATCATAATGGCCCTCGTCTTTCGCGATGAGGCCGAGCATCTCGTTCTCATCCATCCCGAGGCCCGCGGCCTCATTTGCGAAAAGCACGCCGGCCACGCGCGCCGTCGCGGAAGACCCCATGCCCTTCATAAGAGGGATTTTGTTGACGGCTTTTATGGAAATAGCGCCCAGCTTCCTATAATCGAACTTTTTTTGCTTCCAGGCCGACAGAGCACTCTTGAAAATGATGTTGGATGAATCAGCCGGCAGAGTTCCGGCGC
The genomic region above belongs to Candidatus Omnitrophota bacterium and contains:
- the thrB gene encoding homoserine kinase — protein: MKKAVKYIVEVPGSSGNFGCGYDVLAAALNIRNRFEFTLQSGSSGLDIRTSGFGAGTLPADSSNIIFKSALSAWKQKKFDYRKLGAISIKAVNKIPLMKGMGSSATARVAGVLFANEAAGLGMDENEMLGLIAKDEGHYDNAAASLLGGVVICDPDKGLALTIGRSIKNPLCIVVPDIDVSTAKARKMLPAKYALRDAVFNLSRAAALVDGIYRGRIEPFMFEDKIHTPHRKKLIKGFDSVEKAALGSGAKGVFISGSGSAVGALAENLPAAKKLACAMKRAFSLHGVKSEAFITGISARGAVIRKQK